A region of Arabidopsis thaliana chromosome 5, partial sequence DNA encodes the following proteins:
- a CDS encoding O-methyltransferase family protein (O-methyltransferase family protein; CONTAINS InterPro DOMAIN/s: Winged helix-turn-helix transcription repressor DNA-binding (InterPro:IPR011991), Plant methyltransferase dimerisation (InterPro:IPR012967), O-methyltransferase, family 2 (InterPro:IPR001077), O-methyltransferase, COMT, eukaryota (InterPro:IPR016461); BEST Arabidopsis thaliana protein match is: O-methyltransferase family protein (TAIR:AT1G77520.1); Has 1807 Blast hits to 1807 proteins in 277 species: Archae - 0; Bacteria - 0; Metazoa - 736; Fungi - 347; Plants - 385; Viruses - 0; Other Eukaryotes - 339 (source: NCBI BLink).), translating to MTNHHQESLTTYPKPGPTREQEQVDEEMMSMQMQALRITNSLAFPMGVWLSPSEIAFGLPTKPTNPEAPMLIDRMLRLLVSHSILKCRLVETGENNRTESTQRVYAAEPDTSEGCDTRRKRCIQFCPWHGTLRIRCTDEQFAAIFNQAMSDSSTMIMTKILEVYKGLKDVNTLVDIGGGLGTILNLVISSKYPQIKGINFDLAAVLATAPSYPGVEHVPGDMFIDVPKGDAIFMRRILRDWNDKDCVKILTNCWKSLPEKGKVIIVDMVAPSEPKSDDIFSKVVFGTDMLMLTQCSCGKVRSFAQFEALASASGFHKCEVSGLAYTYSVIEFHK from the exons ATGACAAACCATCATCAAGAGTCCTTAACCACTTACCCTAAACCGGGTCCAACcagagaacaagaacaagttgACGAAGAAATGATGAGCATGCAAATGCAAGCGTTGAGGATCACAAACTCATTGGCTTTTCCCATG GGCGTATGGCTCTCGCCTTCCGAGATAGCTTTTGGTCTCCCTACCAAGCCTACCAACCCAGAGGCACCGATGTTGATAGACCGTATGTTACGGTTACTCGTCAGCCACTCGATCTTGAAATGTCGTTTAGTTGAAACCGGAGAAAACAATCGAACCGAAAGTACCCAAAGGGTATATGCAGCGGAACCG GACACATCTGAAGGATGTGATACACGAAGAAAAAGATGCATTCAGTTCTGCCCATGGCATGGGACTCTACGAATACGTTGTACGGACGAACAATTCGCTGCTATATTTAACCAGGCAATGTCAGATTCCTCTACCATGATCATGACGAAGATTTTAGAAGTTTACAAAGGATTAAAAGATGTAAATACTTTAGTTGATATTGGAGGAGGACTTGGCACCATTCTAAATCTTGTCATTTCGTCCAAGTATCCTCAAATTAAGGGTATCAATTTCGATCTAGCCGCAGTTTTAGCCACTGCTCCTTCTTATCCCG gAGTTGAGCATGTACCCGGAGATATGTTTATAGACGTTCCAAAAGGAGATGCAATCTTCATGAGG CGGATATTACGTGACTGGAACGACAAAGATTGTGTAAAGATATTAACAAATTGTTGGAAGAGTCTTCCGGAAAAGGGAAAAGTTATAATAGTTGACATGGTTGCACCATCAGAACCAAAGAGTGACGACATTTTCTCTAAGGTTGTCTTTGGTACGGACATGTTGATGTTAACACAATGTTCGTGTGGTAAAGTGAGGTCTTTTGCTCAGTTTGAAGCTTTAGCCTCTGCTTCAGGTTTTCATAAATGTGAAGTAAGTGGTCTTGCTTATACATATTCTGTTATCGAATTCCACAAATAG
- a CDS encoding O-methyltransferase family protein: MNNRRFMLQDTSEGCDTRRKRCIQFCPWHGTLRIRCTDEQFAAIFNQAMSDSSTMIMTKILEVYKGLKDVNTLVDIGGGLGTILNLVISSKYPQIKGINFDLAAVLATAPSYPGVEHVPGDMFIDVPKGDAIFMRRILRDWNDKDCVKILTNCWKSLPEKGKVIIVDMVAPSEPKSDDIFSKVVFGTDMLMLTQCSCGKVRSFAQFEALASASGFHKCEVSGLAYTYSVIEFHK, translated from the exons ATGAACAATAGAAGATTTATGTTACAGGACACATCTGAAGGATGTGATACACGAAGAAAAAGATGCATTCAGTTCTGCCCATGGCATGGGACTCTACGAATACGTTGTACGGACGAACAATTCGCTGCTATATTTAACCAGGCAATGTCAGATTCCTCTACCATGATCATGACGAAGATTTTAGAAGTTTACAAAGGATTAAAAGATGTAAATACTTTAGTTGATATTGGAGGAGGACTTGGCACCATTCTAAATCTTGTCATTTCGTCCAAGTATCCTCAAATTAAGGGTATCAATTTCGATCTAGCCGCAGTTTTAGCCACTGCTCCTTCTTATCCCG gAGTTGAGCATGTACCCGGAGATATGTTTATAGACGTTCCAAAAGGAGATGCAATCTTCATGAGG CGGATATTACGTGACTGGAACGACAAAGATTGTGTAAAGATATTAACAAATTGTTGGAAGAGTCTTCCGGAAAAGGGAAAAGTTATAATAGTTGACATGGTTGCACCATCAGAACCAAAGAGTGACGACATTTTCTCTAAGGTTGTCTTTGGTACGGACATGTTGATGTTAACACAATGTTCGTGTGGTAAAGTGAGGTCTTTTGCTCAGTTTGAAGCTTTAGCCTCTGCTTCAGGTTTTCATAAATGTGAAGTAAGTGGTCTTGCTTATACATATTCTGTTATCGAATTCCACAAATAG
- a CDS encoding O-methyltransferase family protein, which yields MSDSSTMIMTKILEVYKGLKDVNTLVDIGGGLGTILNLVISSKYPQIKGINFDLAAVLATAPSYPGVEHVPGDMFIDVPKGDAIFMRRILRDWNDKDCVKILTNCWKSLPEKGKVIIVDMVAPSEPKSDDIFSKVVFGTDMLMLTQCSCGKVRSFAQFEALASASGFHKCEVSGLAYTYSVIEFHK from the exons ATGTCAGATTCCTCTACCATGATCATGACGAAGATTTTAGAAGTTTACAAAGGATTAAAAGATGTAAATACTTTAGTTGATATTGGAGGAGGACTTGGCACCATTCTAAATCTTGTCATTTCGTCCAAGTATCCTCAAATTAAGGGTATCAATTTCGATCTAGCCGCAGTTTTAGCCACTGCTCCTTCTTATCCCG gAGTTGAGCATGTACCCGGAGATATGTTTATAGACGTTCCAAAAGGAGATGCAATCTTCATGAGG CGGATATTACGTGACTGGAACGACAAAGATTGTGTAAAGATATTAACAAATTGTTGGAAGAGTCTTCCGGAAAAGGGAAAAGTTATAATAGTTGACATGGTTGCACCATCAGAACCAAAGAGTGACGACATTTTCTCTAAGGTTGTCTTTGGTACGGACATGTTGATGTTAACACAATGTTCGTGTGGTAAAGTGAGGTCTTTTGCTCAGTTTGAAGCTTTAGCCTCTGCTTCAGGTTTTCATAAATGTGAAGTAAGTGGTCTTGCTTATACATATTCTGTTATCGAATTCCACAAATAG